In uncultured Methanobrevibacter sp., a genomic segment contains:
- a CDS encoding carboxymuconolactone decarboxylase family protein: MKNFDPDFTEIYDNFFTNEVLENSALPKRSRILISLASLITNHSINQYKEIANKVLKSEITPIELKEVLYQTVPYIGLGKAYDFFNVTNDVLIDNDIDLPLESQKTTNFENRIEKGREIQDRFFGKENMDEMRNNALEDQKHFNTFLEGYCFGDFYTRKSLNDQDRELITFSIIASLGGCENQLRGHVGGNLAVGNNKEILISALTILMPYIGFPRTLNALNIINEVCD; this comes from the coding sequence ATGAAAAATTTTGACCCAGATTTTACAGAAATTTATGATAATTTTTTTACTAATGAAGTGTTGGAAAATTCTGCGTTGCCAAAAAGAAGTAGAATACTTATTTCATTAGCTAGTTTAATTACAAATCATTCTATAAATCAATATAAAGAAATAGCTAATAAGGTATTAAAATCTGAAATTACTCCTATTGAACTTAAGGAAGTGCTTTACCAAACTGTTCCATATATTGGTTTAGGTAAGGCATATGATTTTTTTAATGTAACAAATGATGTTTTGATTGATAATGATATAGATTTACCTTTAGAAAGTCAAAAAACAACTAATTTTGAAAATAGGATTGAAAAGGGTAGAGAAATTCAAGACAGGTTTTTTGGAAAAGAAAATATGGATGAAATGAGAAACAATGCTTTAGAAGATCAAAAACATTTTAATACATTTCTTGAAGGTTATTGCTTTGGGGATTTTTATACTCGCAAGTCTTTAAATGATCAAGATAGGGAATTAATTACGTTTTCAATAATTGCTTCTTTAGGAGGATGTGAAAATCAATTAAGAGGGCATGTTGGAGGAAATCTTGCTGTTGGAAATAATAAAGAAATTCTTATAAGTGCTCTTACAATTTTAATGCCTTATATTGGGTTTCCAAGAACATTAAATGCTTTAAATATAATCAATGAGGTATGTGATTAA
- a CDS encoding pantoate kinase, whose amino-acid sequence MEVSVFVPGHITGFFNIKNNANHLKNGSCGVGFLVNKGVLTKISTCDTFEIEVNQGDFTVINEVLDILNIKKPLKITQDIQLPIGAGFGTSASSALGLAIGLNEFLNLGYSLEECGQIAHNVEINLGSGLGDVIAQTGKGIVLRTKEGAPGIGEIKSFPNEKIVVATKTFGEIDTASIIQDEEYKKIISNVGLELKEKFMRDSSIKNFLDFSFEFSKKTNLMSDEVSKLVDYFNSLDDILGSSMAMLGNTVFAFAYNEDVFKNLNIENLNIYELDNIGIKYDKN is encoded by the coding sequence ATGGAAGTTTCAGTTTTTGTTCCAGGTCACATTACTGGTTTTTTTAATATTAAAAATAATGCAAATCATTTAAAAAATGGATCATGTGGTGTTGGTTTTTTAGTAAATAAAGGAGTTTTAACAAAGATTTCTACTTGCGATACTTTTGAAATTGAAGTTAATCAGGGAGATTTCACAGTTATTAATGAAGTTTTAGATATTTTAAATATTAAAAAACCACTCAAAATCACTCAAGACATCCAACTTCCAATTGGAGCAGGATTTGGAACATCAGCATCATCTGCATTAGGTTTAGCTATTGGATTAAATGAATTTTTAAATTTAGGGTATAGTTTAGAAGAATGTGGTCAAATAGCTCATAATGTAGAAATTAATCTTGGTTCTGGTTTGGGGGATGTAATAGCTCAGACAGGTAAGGGGATTGTTTTACGAACAAAAGAAGGTGCTCCGGGAATTGGTGAAATAAAGTCTTTTCCAAATGAAAAAATAGTTGTAGCTACTAAGACATTTGGTGAAATTGATACTGCTTCTATTATTCAAGATGAAGAATATAAAAAAATAATTTCAAATGTTGGTTTAGAATTAAAAGAGAAATTTATGAGGGATTCATCAATTAAGAATTTTTTAGATTTTTCTTTTGAATTTTCAAAAAAAACAAATTTAATGTCTGATGAAGTAAGTAAACTTGTTGATTATTTTAATTCTTTAGATGATATTTTAGGTTCTTCAATGGCTATGCTTGGAAATACAGTATTCGCATTTGCATATAATGAGGATGTTTTCAAAAATTTAAATATTGAAAACTTAAATATATATGAATTAGATAATATTGGTATAAAATATGATAAAAATTAG
- a CDS encoding 3-dehydroquinate synthase II encodes MENKFAWIMTPNKPWDDKKEMITTALESGIDYVFDLDDCDKIQKLGNVNIISNSDDADIYLVGINGEGDGSLILSEDLNQSQDLKEAKKAKSEGKTVCAYVKITDKNHEQLAVNLGPIVDYIILVSTDWTVIPLENIIADLQKVDVEIIAAVADEDGAKLAIETLEHGTDGVIFEANDFNQIKKIAQLVDEASKIKYELKVATVTNVKPLGSGDRVCIDTTDMMKPGEGMLIGSYSKSLFLVHSESLESEYVASRPFRVNAGPVQAYVMVPGNKTRYLSELVAGDEVLIVNNEGETRTAYVGRSKIERRPLLLIEAEYEGKTIRTLLQNAETIRIVDAKNNPLSVADIKIGDKVKVYVESNARHFGIAIDETIIEQ; translated from the coding sequence GTGGAAAATAAATTCGCTTGGATAATGACTCCTAATAAACCATGGGATGATAAAAAAGAAATGATTACAACTGCATTGGAATCAGGTATTGATTATGTTTTTGATTTGGATGACTGTGATAAAATCCAAAAATTAGGTAATGTAAATATAATCTCTAATAGTGATGATGCAGATATTTATCTTGTTGGAATTAATGGTGAAGGTGATGGATCTTTAATCCTTAGTGAAGATTTGAATCAATCACAAGATTTAAAAGAAGCAAAAAAAGCTAAAAGTGAAGGTAAAACTGTTTGTGCTTATGTAAAAATCACTGATAAAAATCATGAACAATTGGCCGTTAATTTAGGTCCAATTGTAGATTATATTATATTAGTTAGTACTGATTGGACAGTAATTCCTTTAGAAAATATTATTGCTGATTTACAAAAAGTAGATGTAGAAATAATAGCTGCTGTAGCTGATGAAGACGGTGCTAAATTAGCTATTGAAACTTTAGAACATGGTACTGATGGAGTAATATTTGAAGCTAATGATTTTAATCAAATTAAAAAAATAGCACAATTAGTTGATGAAGCTTCTAAAATAAAATATGAATTGAAAGTAGCTACTGTTACTAATGTTAAACCATTAGGTTCTGGAGATAGGGTATGTATTGATACTACAGATATGATGAAACCTGGTGAAGGTATGTTAATTGGATCTTATTCCAAATCATTATTTTTAGTACATAGTGAATCTCTTGAAAGTGAGTATGTTGCATCAAGACCATTTAGGGTGAATGCTGGTCCTGTACAAGCATATGTAATGGTTCCAGGTAATAAAACAAGATATTTATCAGAACTTGTTGCTGGAGATGAAGTTTTAATTGTTAATAATGAAGGTGAAACAAGAACTGCATATGTTGGAAGGAGTAAAATTGAAAGAAGACCTTTATTATTAATTGAAGCTGAATATGAAGGTAAAACAATAAGAACTCTTCTTCAAAATGCAGAAACAATTAGAATAGTGGATGCTAAAAACAACCCATTATCAGTAGCAGATATTAAAATAGGGGATAAAGTTAAAGTATATGTTGAATCAAATGCTAGACATTTTGGGATAGCTATTGATGAAACAATTATTGAACAATGA
- a CDS encoding 2-amino-3,7-dideoxy-D-threo-hept-6-ulosonate synthase, producing MMIGKKIRLERIINRHTGRTVIAPMDHGVSDGPMKGIIDIDKTVESISQGGADAILMHKGIVEQGHRGYGKDIGLIVHLSASTSLAPNPNNKVIVTSVEKAIQLGADAVSVHVNLGSETESDMLQELGEISETCSYWGIPLLAMMYPRGQKVENEHDVELVKHAARVGSELGVDIVKTNYTGDPDSFKEVVEGALVPVVIAGGPKVDTDEELLQMVKDSIEVGGAGVAFGRNLFQAENPGKITKAISEVVHNDLEVNEALKFLK from the coding sequence ATGATGATTGGTAAAAAGATTCGTTTAGAAAGAATCATTAACAGACATACCGGTAGAACTGTAATAGCTCCAATGGACCATGGAGTTTCTGATGGTCCAATGAAAGGTATTATAGATATAGACAAAACTGTTGAAAGCATTTCTCAAGGTGGAGCAGATGCAATACTTATGCATAAAGGTATTGTAGAACAAGGTCACAGGGGATATGGTAAGGATATTGGTCTTATTGTTCATTTATCTGCAAGTACTTCATTAGCACCAAATCCAAATAACAAAGTAATAGTTACTTCTGTTGAAAAAGCTATTCAATTAGGTGCAGATGCAGTATCTGTTCATGTTAACTTAGGTAGTGAAACAGAAAGTGATATGTTACAAGAATTAGGTGAAATTTCTGAAACTTGTAGTTACTGGGGAATCCCTCTTTTAGCTATGATGTACCCAAGAGGTCAAAAAGTAGAAAATGAACATGATGTAGAATTAGTTAAACATGCTGCACGTGTAGGTTCTGAACTTGGTGTTGACATTGTTAAAACTAATTATACTGGAGATCCTGATTCATTTAAAGAAGTAGTTGAAGGAGCATTAGTACCTGTTGTAATTGCTGGTGGACCAAAAGTAGATACTGATGAAGAATTATTACAGATGGTTAAAGATTCCATTGAAGTTGGTGGAGCAGGAGTTGCATTTGGACGTAACCTTTTCCAAGCTGAAAACCCAGGTAAAATAACTAAAGCTATTTCAGAAGTAGTACATAATGATTTAGAAGTAAATGAAGCTTTAAAATTCTTAAAATAA
- a CDS encoding alpha/beta hydrolase, whose translation MSKGYIKKLSENVERQHVRFNNRYGIAIAGDLYYSKNIDKLKKYPAIIVGAPYGGVKEQGPCVYADELAKRDFIVLTFDQVYMGESAGEPRHISDPSLFSESFSACVDFLGVKVNFVDKNKIGVIGICGSGGFALSAAQMDTRIKAVATASMYDMTFASRMGQSPEEIFETKKNISKQRWIDFENNSPEYIPMFGEEPLNEVPDDIPEPDAEWLRFYALKRGHHSNATGGFTTTSNLSMMNYNLLDYIGEISPRPILFIVGDRAHSRIFSEHAYENALEPKEFYEVKDAEHIDLYDKIERIPFDKLEEFFKEMN comes from the coding sequence ATGTCTAAAGGATATATTAAAAAATTAAGTGAGAATGTTGAAAGACAGCACGTAAGGTTTAATAATAGATATGGAATTGCAATCGCAGGAGATTTATATTATTCTAAAAATATTGATAAACTTAAAAAATACCCTGCAATAATTGTTGGAGCTCCTTATGGTGGAGTAAAAGAACAAGGACCTTGTGTATATGCAGATGAATTAGCTAAAAGAGATTTTATTGTATTAACTTTTGATCAGGTATATATGGGTGAATCTGCAGGAGAACCTCGTCATATTTCTGATCCGTCTTTATTTAGTGAAAGTTTCAGTGCATGTGTTGATTTTTTAGGTGTTAAAGTTAATTTTGTAGATAAAAATAAAATAGGAGTTATTGGAATCTGTGGATCTGGAGGATTTGCATTATCTGCAGCACAAATGGATACAAGGATTAAGGCTGTAGCTACTGCAAGTATGTATGATATGACCTTTGCTTCCAGAATGGGTCAAAGTCCAGAAGAAATTTTTGAAACTAAAAAGAATATTTCTAAACAAAGATGGATTGATTTTGAAAATAATTCACCAGAATATATTCCTATGTTTGGGGAAGAACCACTAAATGAGGTTCCAGATGATATTCCAGAACCTGATGCAGAATGGTTAAGATTTTATGCATTAAAAAGAGGTCATCACTCAAATGCAACAGGAGGATTCACTACAACAAGTAATCTATCTATGATGAACTATAATTTATTAGATTATATTGGTGAAATTTCTCCAAGACCAATTTTGTTTATTGTAGGAGATAGAGCACATTCTAGAATATTCAGTGAACATGCATATGAAAATGCTTTAGAACCTAAAGAATTTTATGAAGTAAAAGATGCAGAACACATTGATTTATATGATAAGATAGAAAGAATTCCTTTTGATAAATTAGAAGAATTTTTTAAGGAGATGAATTAA
- a CDS encoding flavodoxin, translating to MSKDLILYFSRAGENYYCGDLKTVEKGNTEVIVDYIKEITDADVFKVEPEIPYPEDYSECTEIVKKENDPRKLKETLVDISNYEEIYIGFPNWWGTLPNVLALQLENLDFKDKIVKPFVTHEGSGFGKSKKDLKKLCKGADIRKGLEIKGSDVLNSRDKVRNWINNDS from the coding sequence ATGTCTAAAGATTTAATTTTGTATTTTTCTCGTGCTGGTGAAAATTATTATTGTGGGGATTTAAAGACTGTTGAAAAAGGAAATACTGAAGTTATTGTTGATTATATTAAAGAAATAACTGATGCTGATGTTTTTAAAGTTGAACCTGAAATTCCTTATCCTGAAGATTACAGTGAATGCACTGAAATAGTTAAAAAAGAAAATGATCCAAGAAAATTAAAAGAAACACTTGTGGACATTAGTAACTATGAGGAAATTTATATTGGATTTCCTAATTGGTGGGGAACATTACCTAATGTTCTTGCATTACAGTTAGAAAATTTAGATTTTAAAGATAAAATTGTAAAACCATTTGTTACTCATGAAGGTTCTGGATTTGGTAAATCTAAAAAAGATTTAAAAAAACTTTGTAAAGGTGCTGATATTAGAAAAGGATTGGAGATTAAAGGAAGTGATGTTTTAAATTCAAGAGATAAGGTCAGAAATTGGATTAATAATGATTCATGA
- a CDS encoding ATP-dependent DNA helicase, whose translation MLNENQRKVVEYVGDKPLLVEAGPGSGKTKVIIERIKFLINELKINPDSLLVITFTKKAANELKERLSKDISKNIINQMHISTIHSFCFDFLKNRGTVTNLFDDDSGEKKRLFIQKYKYELGFKNEFYLADYQIPSVIDKFDEYTTFQVDIKLLIKYIAETRPINREYIDFVNSFKFFPLRKVKDNEEFKKSWYNARYLQTARAYPKYLNLLDKYNAVDYSTVQIKALESLRENPITQFKNILIDEFQDTDSIQAELFKVLLQNTDSFTAVGDVDQSIYSFRGSFKDYFEEFYNIYDAKLISLNYNYRSTNNIIQASEAFIKPQRKQYSKKHLLGVRNEDNNSYILESSSYEEEAIKIFNLIKDLKETGKIKQYDDVAILYRSISSNKNIPILIEEFKRNNIPYSISGTDDLIESDEVKSVLTLFYYITRKIDHSYGMSRLEREWMNFRAFCGYDFKPKFLNLSNDTKEYLAELQDNYEETILEKEKEIYEKFTGKKSRIKKLNGVFNRDEDILIEIFKNINKPVVDLNLIKNKRDKEFFDKLENLRENIFKEDDENKLTILEVYYELLDLCGYLDESIIDDDCHDFELENLAKISRIIFNYESIISNSDVRGLFFFLTNIIENYGAYNNKTDGVQFMTVHKSKGLEFPVTIVSSLNKDKFPLSPKDSERKKDNINMKDTFYTPNKFLEYKDYTEHNEIKLSLAEENRVIYVAMTRAQDVLVLSVVDEMPEDIKRISSYFDNYLDLNSVSISSIGSKVEKNKLKLSYSSFADYNNCPFRYNLLNKLQFKLSQKYVTKSGSIIHEALDNINQEIKHNGKISEENICKIASKVYYLHGGRDEEFDEYIDSIVDYYNEFGFKITVVDSEVPFSIDKEDYCFDGVIDLIYKTKNGKYGILDYKNTYFNEYNKKKYTQQLLTYALALKNDSKYENIDIVESKIYAIKSRSLINLDINEVNLNKQKEEIENTVNLINNHKFNKCKSSYCNICEFLKYCSK comes from the coding sequence ATGTTAAATGAAAATCAACGAAAAGTAGTAGAATATGTTGGAGATAAGCCATTACTTGTAGAGGCAGGACCTGGATCAGGTAAAACAAAAGTTATTATTGAAAGAATTAAATTTCTGATTAATGAGTTAAAAATTAATCCAGATAGTCTGCTTGTTATTACATTTACAAAAAAAGCAGCAAATGAACTTAAAGAAAGATTATCCAAAGATATTTCAAAAAATATAATTAATCAAATGCATATTTCTACTATTCATTCTTTTTGTTTTGATTTTCTTAAAAATAGAGGAACTGTAACTAACTTATTTGATGATGATTCTGGTGAAAAAAAGAGACTATTTATTCAAAAATATAAATATGAGCTAGGCTTTAAAAATGAATTTTATCTGGCTGATTATCAGATACCCTCAGTTATAGATAAATTTGATGAATATACTACTTTTCAAGTTGATATTAAATTGTTAATCAAATATATTGCTGAAACAAGACCAATTAACCGGGAATATATTGATTTTGTTAATTCTTTTAAGTTTTTTCCACTAAGAAAAGTAAAAGATAATGAAGAATTTAAAAAATCTTGGTATAATGCTAGATATTTGCAAACAGCAAGAGCATATCCTAAATACTTAAACTTACTTGACAAGTACAATGCTGTTGATTATAGTACAGTTCAAATAAAAGCTCTTGAAAGTTTAAGAGAAAATCCAATAACACAATTTAAAAATATTTTAATAGATGAATTTCAAGACACAGATTCCATTCAAGCAGAATTATTTAAAGTTTTACTTCAAAATACAGATTCTTTCACTGCTGTAGGTGATGTTGATCAAAGTATTTATTCTTTTAGAGGTTCTTTTAAGGATTATTTTGAAGAATTTTATAATATTTATGATGCTAAGTTAATTAGTTTAAATTATAATTACAGGTCAACAAATAACATTATTCAAGCTAGTGAAGCATTTATTAAACCTCAAAGAAAGCAATATTCTAAAAAACATCTTTTAGGGGTTAGAAATGAAGATAATAATTCCTATATTTTAGAAAGTAGTAGTTATGAAGAAGAAGCAATTAAAATATTTAATTTAATTAAAGATTTAAAGGAAACTGGAAAAATTAAACAATATGATGATGTAGCTATTTTGTATCGTTCTATTAGTTCAAATAAAAATATTCCTATTTTAATTGAAGAATTTAAAAGAAATAACATTCCTTATTCTATTTCTGGAACTGATGATTTAATAGAAAGTGATGAAGTTAAATCTGTGTTAACTTTATTTTATTATATTACTCGTAAAATTGATCATTCATATGGGATGTCTAGATTAGAAAGAGAATGGATGAATTTTAGAGCTTTTTGTGGCTATGATTTCAAGCCTAAGTTTTTGAATTTATCTAATGATACTAAAGAATATTTGGCTGAATTACAAGACAATTATGAAGAAACTATTTTAGAAAAAGAAAAAGAAATTTATGAAAAATTCACAGGTAAAAAAAGTAGAATTAAGAAATTAAACGGTGTTTTTAATAGAGATGAAGATATATTAATTGAAATTTTTAAAAATATCAATAAACCTGTTGTTGATTTAAATTTAATTAAAAATAAACGGGATAAAGAATTTTTCGATAAATTAGAAAATTTAAGAGAAAATATTTTCAAGGAAGATGATGAGAATAAATTAACAATTTTAGAGGTCTATTATGAATTATTAGATTTATGTGGTTATTTGGATGAATCAATTATTGATGATGATTGTCATGATTTTGAACTTGAAAATTTAGCTAAAATTTCAAGAATTATATTTAATTATGAATCAATAATATCTAATAGTGATGTTAGGGGATTATTTTTCTTTTTAACTAATATTATTGAAAATTACGGTGCTTATAATAATAAAACGGATGGAGTTCAATTTATGACTGTTCATAAGTCTAAAGGTTTAGAATTTCCAGTAACAATTGTTTCATCATTAAATAAAGATAAATTTCCATTATCTCCAAAAGATTCTGAACGTAAAAAAGATAATATTAATATGAAGGATACATTTTATACTCCTAATAAATTTCTTGAATATAAAGATTACACAGAACATAATGAAATAAAATTAAGTTTGGCTGAAGAAAATAGGGTTATTTATGTTGCTATGACTCGTGCTCAAGATGTTTTGGTGTTGTCTGTTGTTGATGAAATGCCAGAGGATATTAAAAGAATATCTTCTTATTTTGATAATTATTTGGATTTAAATAGTGTTTCTATAAGTAGTATAGGTTCTAAAGTAGAAAAAAATAAACTTAAACTAAGTTATTCTAGTTTTGCGGATTATAATAATTGTCCGTTTAGGTATAATCTATTAAATAAATTACAGTTTAAACTTTCACAAAAATATGTTACAAAAAGTGGTTCAATTATTCATGAAGCATTAGATAATATAAATCAGGAAATTAAACATAATGGTAAAATATCTGAGGAAAATATCTGTAAAATAGCTAGTAAAGTTTACTATTTACATGGTGGTAGAGATGAAGAATTTGATGAATATATTGATTCAATAGTAGATTATTATAATGAATTTGGATTTAAAATAACTGTTGTTGATTCGGAAGTTCCATTTTCAATTGATAAAGAGGATTACTGTTTTGATGGAGTTATTGATTTAATTTATAAAACTAAAAATGGGAAATATGGTATTTTGGATTATAAAAATACTTATTTTAATGAATATAATAAGAAAAAATACACTCAACAATTATTAACTTATGCTTTAGCTTTAAAAAATGATTCTAAATATGAAAATATTGATATTGTTGAATCAAAAATATATGCAATTAAATCAAGAAGTCTTATTAATTTAGATATAAATGAAGTTAACTTAAATAAACAAAAAGAAGAGATTGAAAATACAGTTAATTTAATTAATAATCATAAATTTAATAAATGTAAAAGCAGTTATTGTAATATTTGCGAATTTTTAAAATATTGTAGTAAATAA
- a CDS encoding cupin domain-containing protein, translated as MDKEEFDKENIFGLGESNDAFAKYFIGQSYLNPLVDVDDSNVFLANVTFEPGCRNNWHVHHATNGGGQILICTAGFGWYQEEGCNPQSLKPGDVVNIKPEIKHWHGAKKDSWFSHIAIEVPGENTSNEWLEEVSDEYYDNLE; from the coding sequence ATGGATAAAGAAGAATTTGATAAAGAAAATATTTTTGGATTAGGTGAATCTAATGATGCATTTGCTAAATATTTCATTGGACAATCTTATTTAAATCCATTGGTTGACGTAGATGATTCAAATGTATTTTTAGCTAATGTTACATTTGAACCGGGTTGTAGAAATAATTGGCATGTTCATCATGCTACAAATGGTGGAGGCCAAATATTAATTTGTACTGCAGGTTTTGGTTGGTATCAAGAGGAGGGATGCAATCCTCAAAGTTTAAAACCTGGAGATGTAGTTAATATAAAACCTGAAATTAAACATTGGCATGGAGCTAAAAAAGATTCATGGTTCAGCCACATAGCTATTGAAGTTCCAGGTGAAAATACTTCAAATGAATGGTTAGAAGAAGTATCTGATGAATATTATGACAATTTAGAATAA
- the thpR gene encoding RNA 2',3'-cyclic phosphodiesterase, with protein sequence MSQIRSFLAIDLDDDFKPKINKIMKEFKKIDANIKYVDLNNLHFTLKFFGDIDTEGIDLISKKIEEVIKDFEPFDIKINGCGAFPNNNHIKVIWLGVESNKLLAQLHDKLDEEFAAIGFDKDKKFSTHLTIGRMKSAKNKNQVKDVIEKFENIEIGTMNVSNIALKKSTLKPSGPIYENLKTYNL encoded by the coding sequence ATGTCTCAAATTAGGTCATTTTTAGCTATTGATTTAGATGATGATTTTAAACCTAAAATAAATAAAATCATGAAAGAATTTAAGAAAATAGATGCAAATATTAAATATGTTGATTTAAATAATTTGCATTTTACCTTAAAATTTTTTGGAGATATTGATACAGAAGGTATTGATTTGATTTCTAAAAAAATTGAGGAGGTAATTAAAGATTTTGAACCTTTTGATATTAAAATAAATGGTTGTGGAGCGTTTCCAAATAATAATCATATAAAAGTTATTTGGCTAGGTGTTGAAAGTAATAAACTTTTAGCCCAGTTACATGATAAATTAGATGAAGAATTTGCAGCTATTGGTTTTGATAAAGATAAAAAATTCTCAACACATCTTACTATTGGTCGTATGAAATCAGCAAAGAATAAAAATCAAGTTAAAGATGTTATTGAAAAATTTGAAAATATTGAAATTGGAACTATGAATGTTTCAAATATTGCTTTAAAGAAAAGTACTTTAAAACCTTCTGGTCCAATTTATGAAAACTTAAAAACTTACAATTTGTGA
- a CDS encoding class I SAM-dependent methyltransferase → MIKISYDIKEYRKELFNILNNGNNIIELGCHVGKTTKLILDKFDDINIISIDNSPEAIAKMEKLTNNYSNLTFISGDVRRHEILLEVFKLIQDCDILSVDLGGGYHPDTVFKVFYIWSSTFKPNHSIIRNKGLVDFCNSAIVSCNDFKSQNGHLESYIDEGIPPQIKEFELWTPSLREK, encoded by the coding sequence ATGATAAAAATTAGCTATGATATAAAAGAATATAGGAAAGAACTATTTAACATACTTAATAATGGAAATAATATAATAGAACTTGGATGTCATGTAGGGAAAACTACAAAGCTAATTTTAGATAAATTTGATGATATTAATATAATATCTATAGACAATAGTCCAGAAGCTATTGCCAAAATGGAAAAATTAACTAATAATTATTCAAATTTAACATTTATATCGGGTGATGTAAGACGTCATGAAATTCTTTTAGAAGTTTTTAAGTTAATTCAAGATTGTGATATTCTATCTGTTGATTTGGGAGGAGGATATCATCCAGACACTGTTTTTAAAGTATTTTATATTTGGTCATCAACATTTAAACCAAATCATTCAATAATTAGAAATAAAGGTTTAGTTGATTTTTGTAATTCAGCTATTGTAAGTTGTAATGATTTTAAATCACAAAATGGTCATTTGGAATCTTATATTGATGAAGGAATTCCTCCTCAAATTAAGGAGTTTGAATTATGGACTCCATCTTTAAGGGAAAAATAG